TGGACAGACCGTTTACGTCAAAAACAACAAAGCCAGCCTGTCCGATGGCACCATCGCAGGCAGTTTGCTGACCCTCGATCAGGCCCTCAGAAATGCCGTCGGGCTGGGCGTGCCTCTGGAAGAAGCTTCCAGCATGCTCAGTGCTGTGCCTGCAACCTATCTGGGCCTGAAGGACCGGGGCAGCATTCAATCCGGCAAACGCGCAGATTTCGTCGTTCTGGACGACAACCTCAATGTCATCGACACCATTGTTGGTGGAAGGAGCATCCATGAGTGATCCCCTCATGCTACAGGAAACCCGAGAAGCCCCACAGGTGATCCGTCGCCTGCTGGAACAAAACCAGTCCCGTGTGGAACAGCTCTGGCAGGTGATTCAGGAACGGCAGCCCTTGTTCGCGGTCACCATTGCCAGAGGGTCCAGCGACCACGCCAGCCTGTACCTGAAGTACGCCATCGAACTGACCCTCGGGATTCCGGTGGCCAGCTTTGCCCCCAGCGTCAGCAGTGTGTACAAGCGCACCCTGAACCTGCAACGGGGTCTGGTGATTGCGATTTCCCAGTCCGGGGCCTCTCCAGATGTGGTGGAATCGGTGCGGTCTGCCCGCGAGGGGGGAGCCATCACCCTGGCGATCACCAACAATGTGGATTCCCCTCTGGCCAAAACCGCAGAGTTCCTGCTGCCCATGCAGGCAGGCCCCGAGCGTGCTGTGGCAGCCACCAAGAGCTTTGTGGCCAGTGCCGCTGCTTTCCTGCACCTGCTCGCTGAGGGTGATGCAGACCTCAAAGAAGCCCTTCATGCCCTTCCAGAGGTGCAAGAACAGGCTTTGCACCTCGAAGACACCCTGAGGCTCACCGCAGACCGTTACCGCTACGCTTCCAGCATGGTGATTCTGGCCCGTGGACCCCATTTCGGGATTGCCCATGAATCCGCACTGAAACTCAAAGAAACCACCGGAATCCACGCAGAGGCTTATTCCACCGCCGAATTCAGCCACGGACCCACCCGCATCATTGAGCAAGGGTTTCCGATTCTGGCCTACCAGACCCGCGATGTCACCCATCCCCTGAACGAGCAAGCCTATCAGGATCTGGAAGCCAGAGGGGCAGACTTGCTGACCATCGGGGCTTCCAGCGACCTGAAACGGGCCACCCAGATCATCACCCCTGCGTCAGCGCATCCTTTGCTGGACCCTCTGGTGAACATCCTTCCGTTCTACCTGTTCAGCGGGCATGTGGCTCTGGCACGCAACCTCAATCCTGACAATCCTCCCCACCTGAAGAAGGTGACTTTAACGGTTTAACCACGGAGCACGGCAAGGCTCCATCGTCCTCTCCTCCCTTTCCTCTTCCCCCATGCTGCGGCAAGCGTGGGGGACATTCACATGGGATGACATCAAACAGGTTTTGGCCTCAAATTCAGTGACCCGCTCAAAGTTCAAAATCTGGAACAGTGATTTGTGAAAATTGTCCCTGCTTTCACATCTGGAATTTCTTATGCTGAAAGTTATGGGAATCAAAGCCAGACATGTCATTGGACTTGCAGCACTCGGGGGCCTCGCATGGTACCTCAGAGACAAAAACCTCACCCACGTGATTGCCAACGGTGTGCTGGACTTTCCAGCCCGCAAACAAAACCCTTCACAACTCTTGAAAGCCCTTGAAGACACACAGGTGCAACTTGCCCGCAAATTCCGCGACCTGCCCGACACCCCCGAGAACCGCAAGCAACTCGGGCACATCATTGCCATTGAACGCTGGGGCACCCACCGCCTGAAGGTGTTCAACGGTCAGGACTTCCAGATGGACTCCTCCCACGAGTATTATCCTTCCGACGATGCCACCTGGGAAGACCTGATGAACCAGTTTGCAGAAGTGCGCAAAGAAACCCTGCGTGAAGGTCAGGAGGCTCTGGCCAACGGCAAAGAGCAGAAAGTGGAGCACAACCAGCTGGGTGCCCTCACTGCTGCCGGATGGCTGAAATACCTGAATTACCACGCCTATCTGGAAGCCACCAAATTCAAAAAGGCCGATCCGGTCAGCAGCGAATCACAAACCCCAGGCCTGCAAGGCTGACACATTCTGAAACGTCAGGATGCTTTTCCAATCCTGATCTGCCGACAGATTGCCCCAGGACCAACTGGCTTCCCAGTGGCCCTGGGGTTTTTGGGTTTCCAGCAGCATTTCGAGTTGCACCTGCACAGCCTCTTCCAGATCGAAGGCCAGAGGATGCTCTGGCGTTGGAGCAATCTGCAAAGGCAGCAAGACATAGCCCTGCATGGCTTCACGGGTAGCAGGGATGGTCTGGATGATGCGTGATCTGAACACCTCCAGCAAAGGTTCACGGTGCTCCTCTGGCAGTTCTTCGGTGCCCAAAAGGTGCGAAAGGCAGATCAGGTCGTGCATTTCGGTGGCTTCTCGGGCGTCTTGCAAAACACCTTCGGTCAGTTGAACCAGCAGGTCTTCAGGCAAAAGTTCTGCATAAGCCCACATGGACCCGAGCAAATCCGCTCTGGGGTTCAGTTTGCATCCAGAGAAACGCTCCAGCAGGGTGCCATCGGCGTTGTCCCACCAAGGCGCATGGTCAAATTGCTGGACCTCTGGGGGCACGATGGGCCAGGTCAGGGTGTCTTCCTGCAAGGTGTCCAGCAGGTATTTGATGGCGAATTGCACCATCGGTTCGGTGGCGGGTAGCCCGAGCCTTCGGGCTTCACGCAGGGCCATGCTGGTGGCGAGGGCTGAAGAGTGAGTGGCCCGGCAATCGGGTTCAAACAGGGCTTGAAAGCCTCCGTCTTCGTTCTGGTGATTTTGAAGCGCTTCCAAAACGGGATCCATGGAAGCATGCTGAAACGCATGTTGAAAGGCAACCCTCTCGTAAGGGCGGGCATGGTGGTCTAAATGCTGCCATGCATTCTGTAAATATCGAATTGCCATGCTGTATCCTATCACGTCAGGACTCCTGTTCTTTGACTTTTTGCAGGGCTTCACGGGCCTCAGGGTTGCGTGAAACAGGTTCCACAGGAGGGCTTGCAGGTGCCCGCTTGCCCTGCAACTCGGCCTGAACCAGTTGAACCATCCGTTTCTTGGAGGCTCTGGCAAAATACAACTGCAATGGACGGCCAAACAGCCAGAATCCAATGCGGTAAAAAAAGTTCTCGATTTTGTCAGGTCTGGAATACGCCTGAATCCGAAAATACACCTTGCCCGTGTCCAGGTTTTTCACCACCAGAAAATCAATCTGGCCTTTTTCGAAATGGCCTTGCAACGTGCGGTAATGGTATCCCCACACCTGCTCACGCCCTTCTTGGGTCTCGGTGATGGTGTCAATCAAGCCACCAATCCGAACCCCAAAAAAGAAGGTGAAGCCCAGAAAGTGCGCCTTGAGCAGCATGTACCTTTCTGCCAGAGGCCGATCCGGATAAAAAATCCCCTGAATCAGATGAGGAGGTGGAAACCGGTAATCCTGAACGATGCCCTTGGCCACCTGAAATGCCCCCCCTTCTTCAGGTGGGCCGGGGTTCTCTGAAGGCAACTCCACTTCATGGAAGTCCACACGCCAACCGGTGCTCTGGTTGTATGCCTCGACTTTCTCAGGGTCGTAGTTGAACTGCAAGGAAGGCAGTTTTTCCAGACGGTCCCGGTACATCTCCCAGAGCGGACGGTTTTTCATGCCACCTCACCAGCCTTGACCGGACTGGACGGCACTTCGATGGTCTCAGATTGAAATGTTCCGAGGGTCTCCCCTCCCCCCTCTTCTGCGACACGCTCACAGAAGGTTTGCCACGCCTTCTCCTGAACTTTGTTGCCCCCCAGAAAACTGTAAGCGAGGTGCACCAGAGCATCTCTGGAACGGGCCTGAGAAGAAATGGAAAACCGGAAAGCTTCATCGAGCTTCTCCAGTTCAAACACAATCTGGCCCGCCTCTGGATGGGGCCTCAGGGTCGCCAGAGTGAATGAGGTTTCCTGCACCTCCACCACCCGCACCCGCCCATTCCACGGACCAAAAATGCGGATGTCGTACTCATCGCCCACTTTGAGGACCTGCTCTTTGCCCCGGATTTTTTTGAAGTCCGCCAGCAAACTCGGACAAAAAGCGGGCACATCCTGCTTGATGGCCTCAAAGATGTCTCTGGCATCACGGTCCTGACTCTGGAAATCAAGCCAGTATTTGCGGTAGATCAACGGGCCATGCCCCTCATCGGCAAGTTGAAGGGGGCTGCGTTTGGGAGGCCGTTTGCTCCAGAAATACAGGCCCAGAATTGTCATCAGGCCCAGCAAAATCCAACCCGCCCGGCCTTTCAAATCCACATCCATGAATTTCAGGGTAAGGGCAAACGGGTCCGCCATCTGAACCAAAAAACACACTCCGCAAAGGAGTGTGTTCTGGTCCTCAAAAATCAGGCCTGCTCAATTTGAGGTTGCGGCTTTTTCTTGCGTTTGGGTTTTTTGGGTTTGGGGTACTTCACTTCAGGGGTTGGCAGGGTTCTGGAATTGATGATTCCGCCTCCCAGCAAACGGCTTCCATCGTACAGCACCACACTCTGGCCGGGAGCCACAGCAAACTGGGGCTCAAGGAACTCAAGCTGGAAACCATTTTCATCTGCATGCAGCAGTTTGGCCTTTACAGGCATGCTGCGGTAACGCACCTGCACTTCCAGGTTCTCGGGCAAATCCTGCACATCCAGCAGGTAATTCACCTGACTGGCACCCAGAGTGGTCCAGTGGCAATCCTCGTGGTTGCCGACCCACACGATTTTGGTCTCGGGGTCAATGTGCACCACATAACGCACCACATTGGACTTGTAAAGGTGAAGGCCCTTCTTCTGACCGATGGTGTAATACTGCGTCCCGAGGTGCTCACCGACAATCTCTCCGGTGTGGATGTCCACCATGTAACCCTGCACCTGTGGAATGAAATCCGTCAGGTACTCCTGAATGGTGGAAGGCACAAAGCAGATGTTCTGGGACTCGGGCTTTTTGGCGGTGAGGAGGCCATGCTGCTCTGCAATTTCCCGCACCTTGGGCTTCTCCATCTCCCCGACCGGA
This portion of the Deinococcus misasensis DSM 22328 genome encodes:
- a CDS encoding DUF1990 domain-containing protein translates to MKNRPLWEMYRDRLEKLPSLQFNYDPEKVEAYNQSTGWRVDFHEVELPSENPGPPEEGGAFQVAKGIVQDYRFPPPHLIQGIFYPDRPLAERYMLLKAHFLGFTFFFGVRIGGLIDTITETQEGREQVWGYHYRTLQGHFEKGQIDFLVVKNLDTGKVYFRIQAYSRPDKIENFFYRIGFWLFGRPLQLYFARASKKRMVQLVQAELQGKRAPASPPVEPVSRNPEAREALQKVKEQES
- a CDS encoding DUF1990 family protein, encoding MDVDLKGRAGWILLGLMTILGLYFWSKRPPKRSPLQLADEGHGPLIYRKYWLDFQSQDRDARDIFEAIKQDVPAFCPSLLADFKKIRGKEQVLKVGDEYDIRIFGPWNGRVRVVEVQETSFTLATLRPHPEAGQIVFELEKLDEAFRFSISSQARSRDALVHLAYSFLGGNKVQEKAWQTFCERVAEEGGGETLGTFQSETIEVPSSPVKAGEVA
- the mnmA gene encoding tRNA 2-thiouridine(34) synthase MnmA, which codes for MNKGRVLCAMSGGVDSSVSAALLKEQGYSVIGAMMRFWPDHKRVDTFDTCCSPDAAYEARRVADQVGVPFYLLDYRKEFEENIMRPFVEEYAAGRTPNPCVNCNTKVKFDALIKKARMLGCEYVATGHYVKRVDREDGTVEFHRGDDPRKDQTYFLWGTPRDALKHILFPVGEMEKPKVREIAEQHGLLTAKKPESQNICFVPSTIQEYLTDFIPQVQGYMVDIHTGEIVGEHLGTQYYTIGQKKGLHLYKSNVVRYVVHIDPETKIVWVGNHEDCHWTTLGASQVNYLLDVQDLPENLEVQVRYRSMPVKAKLLHADENGFQLEFLEPQFAVAPGQSVVLYDGSRLLGGGIINSRTLPTPEVKYPKPKKPKRKKKPQPQIEQA
- a CDS encoding SIS domain-containing protein codes for the protein MSDPLMLQETREAPQVIRRLLEQNQSRVEQLWQVIQERQPLFAVTIARGSSDHASLYLKYAIELTLGIPVASFAPSVSSVYKRTLNLQRGLVIAISQSGASPDVVESVRSAREGGAITLAITNNVDSPLAKTAEFLLPMQAGPERAVAATKSFVASAAAFLHLLAEGDADLKEALHALPEVQEQALHLEDTLRLTADRYRYASSMVILARGPHFGIAHESALKLKETTGIHAEAYSTAEFSHGPTRIIEQGFPILAYQTRDVTHPLNEQAYQDLEARGADLLTIGASSDLKRATQIITPASAHPLLDPLVNILPFYLFSGHVALARNLNPDNPPHLKKVTLTV